A genome region from Panicum virgatum strain AP13 chromosome 4K, P.virgatum_v5, whole genome shotgun sequence includes the following:
- the LOC120702668 gene encoding GDSL esterase/lipase At5g45920-like, with the protein MVRPSIVLFGDSITEEAFGEGGWGASLANHYSRSGDVVLRGYSGYNTRWAARVAGRAVATVAGAVAAVTVCFGANDAALPDRASAAQHVPVAEYADNLRAICAMLHRRWPGVVVILVTPPPVDEDGRRRYPYAHDYSGLPERTNAAAGVYARACVEVARQCGVRAIDIWSRMQKFPGWEKSFLRDGLHLTPRGNRVLFEEVVFALKDANLSLEALPADLPLFGDMDPDNPAKSFEDEDEWAER; encoded by the exons ATGGTGAGGCCGTCGATCGTGCTGTTCGGGGACTCCATCACGGAGGAGGCGTTCGGGGAGGGCGGGTGGGGCGCGTCGCTGGCGAACCACTACTCCCGCTCCGGCGACGTCGTGCTCCGCGGCTACAGCGGCTACAACACGCGCTgggcggcgcgggtggcggGTCGCGCCGTGGccaccgtcgccggcgccgtcgccgccgtcaccgTCTGCTTCGGCGCCAACGACGCCGCGCTGCCCGACCGCGCCAGCGCGGCGCAGCACGTCCCCGTCGCCGAGTACGCCGACAACCTCCGCGCCATCTGCGCGATGCTCCACCGGCGCTGGCCCGGGGTCGTCGTCATCCtcgtcacgccgccgcccgtcgacgaggacggccgccgccg GTACCCGTACGCGCACGACTACTCCGGCCTGCCGGAGCGCAccaacgcggcggcgggggtgtaCGCGCGGGCGTGCGTGGAGGTGGCGCGGCAGTGCGGGGTCAGGGCCATCGACATCTGGTCCAGGATGCAAAAGTTCCCCGGCTGGGAGAAGTCCTTCCTCAG GGACGGGCTGCACCTGACGCCGCGCGGGAACCGGGTGCTGTTCGAGGAGGTGGTGTTCGCGCTCAAGGACGCCAACCTCAGCCTGGAGGCGCTGCCGGCCGACCTGCCGCTCTTCGGCGACATGGACCCCGACAACCCGGCCAAGTCGTTCGAGGACGAAGACGAGTGGGCCGAGCGCTGA
- the LOC120702669 gene encoding GDSL esterase/lipase At5g45910-like, protein MAAARLVVAFLAVSSGFLAVSGQKFNAIFSFGDSMSDTGNLCVNGPPAGLTLTQPPYGETFFGRATCRCSDGRLVVDFLAEKYGLPLLKPSKQGGSDFKKGANMAIIGATTMDSGFFQSLGIADKIWNNGPLNTQIQWFKQLMPSICGSTQACKSYLSKSLFVLGEFGGNDYNAMTFGSYSPEQASGQSATIVDAIGSGVEQLIALGAANVVVPGVLPVGCFPIYLTLYQTSNAGDYDQYGCLRRFNALSARHNQLLQSKVTSLQGQYPGARIMYADFYSHVYDMVRSPGSYGFSTNLRACCGAGGGKYNYQNGARCGMAGASACGNPAASLSWDGIHLTEAAYKKIADGWVSGAYCHPAIGA, encoded by the exons ATGGCGGCGGCTCGTCTCGTCGTCGCGTTCCTCGCCGTGTCCTCCGGCTTCCTGGCCGTGTCCGGGCAGAAGTTCAACGCCATCTTCAGCTTCGGCGACTCCATGTCCGACACCGGCAACCTCTGCGTGAACGGCCCCCCCGCCGGCCTGACCCTCACCCAGCCGCCCTACGGCGAGACCTTCTTCGGCCGCGCCACCTGCCGCTGCTCCGACGGCCGCCTCGTCGTCGACTTCCTCG CCGAGAAGTACGGGCTGCCGCTGCTGAAGCCGTCGAAGCAGGGCGGCTCCGACTTCAAGAAGGGCGCGAACATGGCGATCATCGGCGCCACCACCATGGACTCGGGCTTCTTCCAGTCGCTGGGCATCGCCGACAAGATCTGGAACAACGGGCCCCTCAACACCCAGATCCAGTGGTTCAAGCAGCTCATGCCCTCCATCTGCGGCTCCACACAGG CCTGCAAGTCGTACCTGTCCAAGTCCCTGTTCGTGCTGGGCGAGTTCGGCGGCAACGACTACAACGCCATGACCTTCGGCAGCTACTCGCCGGAGCAGGCGAGCGGGCAGAGCGCCACCATCGTGGACGCCATCGGCAGCGGCGTGGAGCAGCTGATCGCGCTGGGCGCCGCCAACGTGGTGGTCCCGGGGGTCCTCCCCGTGGGGTGCTTCCCCATCTACCTGACGCTGTACCAGACCTCCAACGCCGGCGACTACGACCAGTACGGCTGCCTGCGGCGGTTCAACGCGCTGTCGGCGCGGCACAACCAGCTGCTGCAGAGCAAGGTGACAAGCCTGCAGGGCCAGTACCCGGGCGCCCGGATCATGTACGCCGACTTCTACAGCCACGTCTACGAcatggtccggagccccgggAGCTACGGGTTCAGCACCAACCTCCGGGCctgctgcggcgccggcggcggcaagtaCAACTACCAGAACGGCGCGCGGTGCGGCATGGCCGGCGCGTCGGCGTGCGGCAACCCGGCGGCGTCGCTCAGCTGGGACGGCATCCACCTCACGGAGGCGGCGTACAAGAAGATCGCCGACGGGTGGGTCAGCGGGGCGTACTGCCACCCGGCCATTGGAGCCTAG
- the LOC120705006 gene encoding transcription elongation factor 1 homolog — MAKRKSRKAKAPPKKKPAKLDTAFVCPFCGHPDAVGCLIDQHIFARASCRICQESYATSANALTEPVDVYSEWIDACEIANEGVDARPPRRRRSYDDDDDF, encoded by the coding sequence ATGGCGAAGAGGAAGTCGAGGAAGGCGAAGGCGCCGCCGAAGAAGAAGCCGGCGAAGCTGGACACGGCGTTCGTCTGCCCGTTCTGCGGCCACCCCGACGCCGTCGGGTGCCTCATCGACCAGCACATATTCGCCAGGGCGTCGTGCCGCATCTGCCAGGAGAGCTATGCCACCAGCGCCAACGCCCTAACGGAGCCCGTCGACGTCTACAGCGAGTGGATCGACGCCTGCGAGATCGCCAACGAGGGCGTCGacgcccgcccgccccgccgccgccggagctacgacgatgacgacgatttCTGA
- the LOC120702670 gene encoding exocyst complex component EXO70E2-like, whose amino-acid sequence MTQCGGGGGTASMVSPVVSRHLRTYRDSIRRASVPGGRCRAALRFFPASSDDASAGEGAYCWSSSASSASSPALDASARCSPASASFSSDGDLCFSGCLDGAEELRAIALRMVHDGYMTGLIRAFGATGGSSSAHCGGLGPGPRHEELLLGSWFSELDVEWVLHAREGDELRPHLEDGCASLLDLMESWIKALKTMVQVLCVTQLELRAKWPAGGVRKAVRYFLLLATGKAAEREQEAAQLVWLAEASVLRMLDFVDAVADAALDDDQAAAETLPGMLQVYTCVVDDSPAVLALFKEAPCTASMFDAMNGVFLRKRSKLSDAVWSLTEKVRASFMAEDCWRVSPDEVGGIHKTTRLMMNYVILLWRNEGALNLVLQDQQQRFRMFLSEQDDYCSSSSSVADLIKNMISSSEKQLEKASNFISDPGLRYIFLMNNCSFISEKVSFLLLPLFEDYKTERSRGSRERLPPMEDCVNQPDRSIQAKIEMDSNLDGLIKIQSFMEAYLNASWEPVMSCLYHDIPLGFLKCGGALDKFETEFKRTYAMQRMWKVPNPELRKRLREAVVEKVISGYSKYMAERMARGKSNGPRTSTSLELEELLEELFEG is encoded by the coding sequence ATGAcgcagtgcggcggcggcggcggcacggcgagcaTGGTCTCGCCGGTGGTCTCCCGGCACCTGCGCACCTACCGCGATTCGATCCGGAGAGCCTCCGTCCCCGGCGGCCGGTGCAGGGCGGCGCTGCGGTTCTTCCCCGCGAGCAGCGACGACGCTTCGGCGGGAGAAGGGGCCTACTGCTGGTCGTCGAGCGCTAGCTCGGCCTCCAGTCCGGCCTTGGACGCGTCGGCCCGCTGCTCGCCCGCGtccgcgtccttctcctccgaCGGCGACCTGTGCTTCTCCGGCTGCCTCGATGGAGCCGAGGAGCTCCGCGCCATCGCGCTGCGGATGGTCCACGACGGCTACATGACGGGCCTCATCCGAGCGTTCGGCGCCACCGGTGGCTCGTCGTCGGCGCACTGCGGAGGCCTCGGCCCTGGCCCCAGACACGAAGAGCTCCTTCTGGGGAGCTGGTTCTCGGAGCTGGACGTGGAGTGGGTTCTCCATGCCAGGGAAGGAGACGAGCTGCGGCCGCACCTGGAGGATGGCTGCGCTTCCCTCCTCGATCTGATGGAGAGCTGGATCAAAGCTCTCAAGACCATGGTGCAGGTGCTCTGCGTCACGCAGCTGGAGCTCCGCGCcaagtggccggccggcggcgtcagGAAGGCCGTCCGGTACTTCCTGCTCCTGGCCACAGGGAAAGCGGCGGAgcgcgagcaggaggcggcgcagcTCGTGTGGCTCGCGGAGGCGAGCGTCCTCAGGATGCTTGACTTCGtggacgccgtcgccgacgccgctctAGACGAcgaccaggcggcggcggagacgctCCCGGGGATGCTGCAGGTGTACACCTGCGTCGTGGATGACTCGCCGGCCGTCCTGGCGCTGTTCAAAGAGGCGCCATGCACCGCCTCCATGTTCGACGCCATGAACGGCGTCTTCCTGCGGAAGAGGAGCAAGCTGAGCGACGCCGTATGGAGCCTGACGGAGAAGGTCAGAGCTTCCTTCATGGCGGAAGACTGCTGGAGAGTCTCGCCGGATGAGGTGGGCGGCATCCACAAGACCACCAGGCTGATGATGAACTACGTGATCCTGCTATGGCGAAACGAAGGTGCGCTCAATTTGGTCCTGCAGGACCAGCAGCAGCGCTTCAGAATGTTCTTGTCAGAACAGGATGATTACTGCTCAAGTTCAAGCTCGGTTGCCGACCTCATCAAGAACATGATCTCGTCCTCGGAGAAGCAGCTCGAGAAGGCGTCCAATTTCATCTCCGACCCCGGATTGCGGTACATATTCCTGATGAACAATTGCAGCTTCATCTCAGAGAAGGTTTCATTTTTGCTTCTGCCGCTGTTTGAAGATTACAAGACCGAGAGGTCTAGAGGTTCCAGGGAAAGACTTCCCCCGATGGAGGATTGTGTTAACCAGCCTGATCGAAGTATTCAGGCAAAAATAGAGATGGATTCGAATCTGGATGGCCTCATCAAGATCCAGAGCTTCATGGAAGCTTACCTCAATGCCTCTTGGGAGCCGGTGATGTCTTGCTTGTACCATGACATCCCTCTCGGCTTCCTGAAATGTGGCGGGGCTCTAGATAAATTTGAAACGGAATTCAAGAGAACATACGCCATGCAAAGGATGTGGAAGGTTCCAAACCCTGAGCTTAGGAAGAGATTGCGCGAAGCCGTCGTCGAGAAAGTCATCTCAGGTTACAGCAAGTACATGGCGGAGAGGATGGCGAGAGGGAAGAGCAACGGACCCCGCACGAGCACTTCCCTTGAACTGGAGGAGCTACTAGAAGAGTTGTTTGAAGGATGA